In Desulfosudis oleivorans Hxd3, the DNA window CCGTGACATAGGGGTCCATGCGGGCCGAGGTGGTGGGACCCAGGCTGCCGGAGGGATACCCTTCCGGGGTCTTGGCCGGGCCGGCGTAGAGAATCATGTAGTCGGTCATGTAGGACGGCAGGGGCTTGCCCGCGTCAAGCATCTCCTTGACCCGTGCGTGGGCAATGTCTCTGGCCACGATGACAGGGCCGTTTAACAGCAGGCGGGTGCCCACGGCAAGGCGGGAGAGGTCGTTTCTCACCTCGGAAAGAGGCCGGTCCAGGTCGAGGCGCACGGCATCGCTTTCTTTGGCCTGGGGTGTGGGAAGGTATTGGGCCGGATCGGTTTCCAACTGCTCGACAAAGATGCCCTCTTTGGTGATTTTTGCCTTGAGGTTGCGGTCCGCGCTGCAGCTTAAGCCCATGCCGACTGGGCAGGAGGCCCCGTGCCGGGGCATGCGGATCACCTTTACGTCGTGGCAGAGGTATTTGCCGCCGAACTGGGCTCCCAGGTTTAGACCCCGGGAAATTTTGAAAAGTTCTTTTTCCAGATCCCTGTCCCGAAAGGCGTGGCCGGAGGGGCTGCCCTTGTCCGGCAGGGTGTCCAGGTAGCCGGCGGACGCCAGCTTGACGGTTTTTAAGACCGCCTCGGCGGATGTGCCGCCGATGACCACGGCCAGGTGGTAGGGCGGGCAGGCGGCCGTGCCCAAGTGGGCGATTTCGGTCTTTAAAAAGGCCAGAAGGGCCTCGGAATTTAAAACAGCCTTTGTCTTCTGAAACAAAAAGGTCTTGTTGGCCGAGCCCCCGCCCTTGGCGATAAAAAGGAACCGGTAGGCGTCGCCTTCAACGGCGTAAAGGTCGATCTGGGCCGGGAGGTTGGTTTTTGTGTTGGCCTCGTCGTACAGGGTCAGGGGGGCCACCTGGGAGTAGCGCAGGTTCAGCTTCCGGTAGGCGTTGAAGATGCCTTCGCTCAAGGCCGCCTCGTCGGAAAACCCGGTCCACACCTGCTGGCCCTTTTTGCCCATCACTGTGGCCGTGCCCGTGTCCTGGCAGATGGGAAACACGTAACCCGAAGCGACAACGGCATTTTTTATCATCTCCAGGGCCACGTAGCGGTCGTTGGCCGAGCTTTCCGGGTCGGTTAAAATGGCTGCCGTCTGTTTCAAATGGGAGGGCCGCAATAGATGGGAAACTTCCCGAAAGGCGGTTTCGGCCAGCAGCACAACACCGGCCCGGTCGACCTTGATCACCGGTGTTTTTTCAAAGGCGGCGGTTGCCACATGGTCCGCGGTCAGCAGCCGGTATGCGGTGGTGTCCGGCCCGGTGGGAAACATCTCCTGAAAAGAAAAAGAGGGCTCCATGATACGGTCCTTATTATTTTGGATCTTCTCCAATTTAGTGGGTGCGAAGGGTTCGAGGGTCCAAGGGAATTGAATCATTGGTGAATGATGTCCGAATTTCAACCCATAAACCGAACGTTCGGGAACTCATCAAGTCCCTGTTTATCGTTTTTTACTTGACCACTTGAATCCTTGAATCCTTTAAAACCATCGGCTGCACTGAAAATCATGCAAGTCTTTACTACCACTAATAGGGAGGTGAACCGTTATTTTAAATATTCCACAAGTTGTTTGAGCGCACTGGCAGGATGCACGCCGGCTACTCCAGGCAGACCTGCTGGCCCGGATAGATGGTGCTTCGCGTACTCAGGTTGTTGATCTGAAGAAAGCGGTTTAAGGGAATGTTGTGGCTTCTGGCAATGGTAAAGGGGCTGTCGCCGGCCCGTACCGTGTAGGTTTTACCGTCGCCGGCCGCGGTTGCCGGGGCCGCGCCACCGCCGGGGATTTTCAGGACCTGGCCCACGCGCAGGCTGGTCCCGGACAGGCCGTTTAACCGCTGAATAGCGTTGACCGTGGTGCTGTAACGGTTGGCAAGAATCCAGAGCGACTCACCGCTTCGCACCCGGTGGCTCGCCGGTATTTCCGAGGCCTTTTCAAATTTCTGGGTCTTGGTGGCCACCCAGTTGCTGGAAAGGGGAATCTTGAGAATTTTGCCGGCCACGATGAAGTTGCGTTTGTAAATATTGTTGGCCCGGGCGATGTTGGAGACCGAGGTGCGGTATCGCCGGGCAATGGTGGACAGGGTCTCGCCGGACCGGACCCGGTGGTAGGCAAACTGGGTCTGGGCCGGTTCGGTGACGGGCAGAGAGTTGATACTGGCCACCACTGCTTCCGATTTTTCCGCGGGCACCCGCAGGGGGTAGGCACTGGGCGGCAGGATGTTCTGGCGCAGCTCCGGGTTCAGCTCGTTGAGCAGGTCGTAGGCGATGCCGGTTGCCTCGGCGATTTTTTTCAAATGGACCTGGCGGGCGGTTTCCACCACTTCGTAGGAGATCGGATCTTCCGGCACCACCGTGTCCATACCGTATTTTTCCAGGTTGGAAACGATGTGCAGGGTGGCCAGGAACCGGGGCACGTAACGGGCCGTTTCCCGGGGCAGCCGGTGGTAGAGGTCCCAGAAGTTGTCCAGGTAATTCACCCGCTGGTCCCGGATCACCTGAAGCACTTTTCCTTCGCCGCAGTTGTAGGCGGCCAGGGCCGTTGCCCAGTCGCCGAAAATTCTGTGCAGGGCCGTGAGGTAATCAATGGCGGCGTCGGTGGCCCGTTCCGGGTCCAGCCGCTGGTCCACGTAAAGGTTGCGCTCCAGGCCGAATTTGTATCCCGTGGAGGGGATGAACTGCCACAGCCCCAGGGCACGGGCCTTGGACAGGGCGTTGGTTTTGAAGCCGCTTTCGATCAGGGGCAGCCATGAGAGTTCGGCGGGCAGCCCGGCCTCGGCCAGTTTTTTGAGAATATGGGGCCGGTATTTTCCCGAACGCTGGTAGGAGGCGATAAAAAAAGACCGCTCCGGGCCGGTGGTAAACAGGTCGATCTCTTTTTGCACTTCCCGGTTGATGGTCACGGGAATGGCGTTGTGGGCTCCGTTGACCACGGTGGTGCGGGAGGTGTAGATCTCCAGGATCCGTTTTGAGATCAGAAACCGGATATCCTCCTTCTGCTGCAAGAGCTGGACGTCGCTCTCGACATCCCCTTTGAGCATCAGGGCGTATGCCTGGTCCAGGGCCTGAATGGCGTTGTCAAACTCCCCCTTCTGCCAGAAGTCCTGGGAAACCTTGCAGAGGTCCAGTGCCTCGTCCATGGCTTTCTGGGTCTCATTGACTTCGCCGGCCGGTTCCGTGGCCTCCAGGATCTGGTCCGGGGCCTCGGCGGACAGGGTGACGTCCACCGGACCGTCCACCGCCTCGGCGGTGTCGGCTTCGCAGACGACCGGGGTTTTTCGTGTAAACGGGAAACCCCCTGTTTTTTCAGATAAAGTTGACAGACACCCCGTGCCTGTCAGGGTCAGAATCAGAATGAATACAACGCTTTTAAAAACGGGTCTGGGCATAAAATTGCAATCCTTAAAGGAAGTTTGAATCTTCTTTTGTGTTTTTTGTTTGCAAGCCTTTTATTTTTTCATTATATTATCTAGTTTTCGCGGGCCGGAATGTCAAGAAAAATAGGTGGTCATGCCCGTAAGCGGCCCCTTCCGGGAAAACGGCCCGGAAAAGAGTGGAATGGACGGGCGAAACATCGGTGCAGGCGCGTTGGGGTGTCTGCAAATTATCTGCCAAAAAACACTTGACAACCGGGAATTTATCCAATAGGATTTTCAGATTTAATAAATGGCGCAAACCTAGCCGGTTGTGCCAGCGTAGCTCAGCAGGTAGAGCGGCTGATTTGTAATCAGTTGGTCGGGGGTTCGAGTCCCTCCGCTGGCTCCAGAGGGGATGTGTGCGGTGGGGTTCCCGAGTGGCCAAAGGGAACAGACTGTAAATCTGTCGGTATACACCTTCGGAGGTTCAAATCCTCCCCCCACCACCATTTGCGGGAGTAGCTCAGTTGGTAGAGCATCAGCCTTCCAAGCTGGATGTCGCGAGTTCGAGCCTCGTCTCCCGCTCCAAAAGGCTTTTGGTGTGGCAATGCCCACGTAGCTCAGTAGGTAGAGCGCTTCCTTGGTAAGGAAGAGGTTTCACCGGTTCAATTCCGGTCGTGGGCTCCAGCCGCAACCCGTCGGTGGAAGGCCGAGGCGCTGAAATTAGAGAAATAAATTAGGATCAGAATCAAAAAGCGTTTAACCAGATAGGGGGCAGCATTATGGCAAAGGCAAAGTTTGAGCGAAAAAAGCCGCATGTAAACGTAGGTACGATCGGCCATATCGACCACGGCAAGACGACGCTGACCGCGGCGATCACGAAGCACTGCAGCCTGAAGGGCTGGGGCGAGTACGTGGCGTTTGACAAGATCGACAAGGCGCCGGAAGAGCGCGAGCGCGGTATCACCATTGCGACGGCCCACGTGGAGTACGAGTCGGATACGCGACATTACGCGCATGTGGACTGCCCGGGCCACGCGGACTACATTAAGAACATGATCACCGGCGCGGCCCAGATGGACGGGGCGATCCTGGTGGTGGGCGCGGACGACGGTCCCATGCCCCAGACCCGTGAGCACATTCTGCTGGCGCGTCAGGTGGGTGTGCCCAAGATCGTGGTGTTTTTGAACAAGTGCGACATGGTGGACGACGAGGAGCTGATCGAGCTGGTGGAGCTGGAGCTTCGGGAGCTTCTGGATAAGTATGATTTTCCGGGGGACGACACCCCGATCATTCGGGGCAGCGCGTTGAAGGCCCTGGAGAGCGACGATCCGGCCAGCGACGAGGCCAAGTGCATATTTGAGCTGCTGGCGGCCCTGGACTCTTACATTCCGGTTCCGGAGCGGGATACGGACAAGCCCTTCCTGATGCCCATTGAGGACGTGTTCAGCATTTCCGGCCGTGGCACGGTGGTGACGGGCCGTATCGAGCGCGGTATCGTGAAGGTGGGTGAAGAGATCGAGCTGGTGGGTATTCGGGATACGGCCAAGACGGTGTGCACGGGCGTTGAGATGTTCCGGAAGCTTCTGGACGAAGGCCGCGCCGGCGATAACGTGGGCCTGCTGCTGCGGGGCACCAAGCGCGACGAAGTGGAGCGGGGCCAGGTAGTGGCGGCGCCCAAGAGCATTACGCCGCACACCAAGTTCAAGGCCGAGGTATACATTCTGAGCAAAGAGGAAGGCGGGCGTCATACGCCGTTTTTCACCGGGTACCGTCCGCAGTTTTATTTTCGTACAACGGACGTGACGGGCATTCTGAGCCTGCCGGAGAACGTGGAGATGGTGATGCCGGGCGACAACGTGACGATTACCGGTGAGCTGATCACCCCCATCGCCATGGAAAAGGAACTGCGGTTTGCCGTCCGTGAGGGCGGGCGTACCGTGGGCGCCGGCGTTGTCAGTGAAATTATCGAATAGAAGCAGCATATAAGGGAGTTGATCAGTGAGAGTCATCATATCACTTGCGTGTAGCCAGTGTAAAAGGCGCAACTACTCGACGACAAAGAACAAACGGACGACACCGGACAAGTTGGAGCTCAAGAAGTATTGCAGGTTCTGCCGCGAGCACACGATGCATAAAGAGACAAAGTAGGTTGAGCGCAGGCTCTTTACGCGGGCCGCGGCATTGTCTGCACAGTGCAGGCCAGTAGCTCTAACGGCAGAGCGTCGGACTCCAAATCCGGGGGTTGGGGGTTCAAATCCCTCCTGGCCTGCCAACTGTTTTTTAAACGAAAAAGCGCACACGATCTGAGGCGACCAGACGGTGTGCTTTTCATGTTATGAAAAAGAGGGATCATGGGGCGCATACTGAAGAAAAAGGATCCGCTGAAAAAGAAGAAAAAGACCGATGTCGACGCTTCCGGTAACGCCACAGCCGACGGTTCCCAGAGCAAGCCCGCCGTTGGCGCCAAGCTGGTTTCCGGTGTTACCGTGAAAACCGGCAAGGGGCAGATCGGCTCGTCGGGCGTTGCCAAAAAGATCGGCGGCATGATGGAAACCGGCCGCATGGGCCGGGCCGTTCAGTTCCTTCGGGAAGTGAAGGTTGAGCTGAAGAAGGTCACCTGGCCGACGCGCCAGCAGACCATTGGCTCCACGGCGGTGGTATTGCTGCTGGTGATGATCATCAGCGTGTTCCTGGGATTGGCGGACCTGGTCCTGGGCCGGTTGATTCAGGTGATTCTCAATTAGATGATGAGGACGGTATCGTGGCGTTAAAATGGTATGTGGTGCACGTTTATTCCGGCTTTGAAAACAAGGTCCAGAAGTCCCTGGAGGACCGTATCGCATCGTCCGGCTGCGCCGAGAAGTTCGGCGAGGTGATCGTGCCCACCGAGCAGGTGGTCGAGCTGGTCAAGGGCAAGAAAAAGGAGTCGTCGCGTAAGTTTTATCCCGGATATATCCTTGTCCAGATGGAACTTGACGACGAAACATGGCACGTGGTGGCCAACACGGCCAAGGTGACCGGTTTTCTGGGCGGCAAGAACAAGCCGGCGCCGATCACCGACCAGGAGGCGGACAAGATCCTGGAGC includes these proteins:
- a CDS encoding fumarate hydratase produces the protein MEPSFSFQEMFPTGPDTTAYRLLTADHVATAAFEKTPVIKVDRAGVVLLAETAFREVSHLLRPSHLKQTAAILTDPESSANDRYVALEMIKNAVVASGYVFPICQDTGTATVMGKKGQQVWTGFSDEAALSEGIFNAYRKLNLRYSQVAPLTLYDEANTKTNLPAQIDLYAVEGDAYRFLFIAKGGGSANKTFLFQKTKAVLNSEALLAFLKTEIAHLGTAACPPYHLAVVIGGTSAEAVLKTVKLASAGYLDTLPDKGSPSGHAFRDRDLEKELFKISRGLNLGAQFGGKYLCHDVKVIRMPRHGASCPVGMGLSCSADRNLKAKITKEGIFVEQLETDPAQYLPTPQAKESDAVRLDLDRPLSEVRNDLSRLAVGTRLLLNGPVIVARDIAHARVKEMLDAGKPLPSYMTDYMILYAGPAKTPEGYPSGSLGPTTSARMDPYVTAFQPHGGALVTLGKGNRSQAVIDACKTNGGFYLGTIGGVAAILGKECITGIEVIDFPELGMEAVQRVTVKDFPAFLITDDKGNDFFKNLAAG
- a CDS encoding lytic transglycosylase domain-containing protein; the encoded protein is MPRPVFKSVVFILILTLTGTGCLSTLSEKTGGFPFTRKTPVVCEADTAEAVDGPVDVTLSAEAPDQILEATEPAGEVNETQKAMDEALDLCKVSQDFWQKGEFDNAIQALDQAYALMLKGDVESDVQLLQQKEDIRFLISKRILEIYTSRTTVVNGAHNAIPVTINREVQKEIDLFTTGPERSFFIASYQRSGKYRPHILKKLAEAGLPAELSWLPLIESGFKTNALSKARALGLWQFIPSTGYKFGLERNLYVDQRLDPERATDAAIDYLTALHRIFGDWATALAAYNCGEGKVLQVIRDQRVNYLDNFWDLYHRLPRETARYVPRFLATLHIVSNLEKYGMDTVVPEDPISYEVVETARQVHLKKIAEATGIAYDLLNELNPELRQNILPPSAYPLRVPAEKSEAVVASINSLPVTEPAQTQFAYHRVRSGETLSTIARRYRTSVSNIARANNIYKRNFIVAGKILKIPLSSNWVATKTQKFEKASEIPASHRVRSGESLWILANRYSTTVNAIQRLNGLSGTSLRVGQVLKIPGGGAAPATAAGDGKTYTVRAGDSPFTIARSHNIPLNRFLQINNLSTRSTIYPGQQVCLE
- the tuf gene encoding elongation factor Tu — its product is MAKAKFERKKPHVNVGTIGHIDHGKTTLTAAITKHCSLKGWGEYVAFDKIDKAPEERERGITIATAHVEYESDTRHYAHVDCPGHADYIKNMITGAAQMDGAILVVGADDGPMPQTREHILLARQVGVPKIVVFLNKCDMVDDEELIELVELELRELLDKYDFPGDDTPIIRGSALKALESDDPASDEAKCIFELLAALDSYIPVPERDTDKPFLMPIEDVFSISGRGTVVTGRIERGIVKVGEEIELVGIRDTAKTVCTGVEMFRKLLDEGRAGDNVGLLLRGTKRDEVERGQVVAAPKSITPHTKFKAEVYILSKEEGGRHTPFFTGYRPQFYFRTTDVTGILSLPENVEMVMPGDNVTITGELITPIAMEKELRFAVREGGRTVGAGVVSEIIE
- the rpmG gene encoding 50S ribosomal protein L33; translation: MRVIISLACSQCKRRNYSTTKNKRTTPDKLELKKYCRFCREHTMHKETK
- the secE gene encoding preprotein translocase subunit SecE; its protein translation is MGRILKKKDPLKKKKKTDVDASGNATADGSQSKPAVGAKLVSGVTVKTGKGQIGSSGVAKKIGGMMETGRMGRAVQFLREVKVELKKVTWPTRQQTIGSTAVVLLLVMIISVFLGLADLVLGRLIQVILN
- the nusG gene encoding transcription termination/antitermination protein NusG, which codes for MALKWYVVHVYSGFENKVQKSLEDRIASSGCAEKFGEVIVPTEQVVELVKGKKKESSRKFYPGYILVQMELDDETWHVVANTAKVTGFLGGKNKPAPITDQEADKILERIEAGKLKPQPKYSFEVGDEVRVTEGPFATFSGLVETVNQEKGKLRVLVSIFGRSTPVELDFMQVAKL